In Candidatus Omnitrophota bacterium, the genomic stretch TGCTATAACCATGAGCTGAATATTGCCCCTTAAAATAATATTCGGCAAAAAAAGAGCGGCGCCTATAGTGAATAAAGCTGCCACCGATTCCGCGAAAAAGAATATTATTATGACCTTACATATCTCTAAGATACCCCAATCAGCTTTTCCGACGGCTTGAGTTATAGCAATGGATTCCCTATCCTGTATTTTATCGCATAAAAATAACCCGTCTATGATAATTCCCGCCAAAAAAAGCAATAAAAAACCCATAGATAACATAAGGAACGCCATGTAAATAATGGGTTTTGATGTGACGGCCTTTATTATATTTTCGTTAAATATCGCATCCTCTTCCGATGATATCTCTTTATCAAAGATCTTTGATATCGGTACCGCTTCTAATGCCTTACTGACTGAGTAGAGCGAAAAATTGGCCAGGATTATAAATGCAAGAAGAAAAAGGTAGAGCTTTTCACGTATAATTATTTCTTTAAGCTTCATATTCTATCCAACCCGAAAAAGTGGATGGCATTTTCGGTTGTCACTTCTTCTATTTTTTCTCCGGGTATATTTTTGACTTTTGATATCTCTTCCGCAAGATATTTAAGATATGAGGGTTCGTTGCGCTGGCCTCTAAACGCCTGAGGCGCTAAAAAGGGGGCATCTGTTTCTAAAAGAAGTTTCTCGAGGGGCGTTTCGGCGAGCACCAAGCGGAGGAGCTTTGCGTTCTTGAACGTTACGTTACAGGTAAAAGAGACAAATAATCCCATCTCAAGGCATTGGCCCAGAAATTCTGGATTTCCGGAAAAACAATGCATAACGCCTTTAATCTTTCCGCCGGTTTCCTCTTTGAGAATAGACAACGCATCAAGATCCGCCTCCCGATTATGTATAACGAGCGGCAGATCACACTCGACGGCAAGCCTTATAAATCTCCTGAAAGCATCTTTTTGGCTGTCTTTAGGGGACTCGCATTTATAGTAATCCAATCCGACCTCGCCTATGGCGACAACTTTCTTATGCTGTGCCATGCGCCGAAATTCTGCGATCATTTTTTCGTCTGCCAAAGGCGCGTCATGCGGATGGATGCCAAGGGAGGCAAAGACCTCGTCGTACTTATCGGCAAGTTCCAGGGACCTTTTAGAGCCCTCAGGGCTTGAGCCTATATTTATTATATATCTGACGCCCTCAGTGCCGGCCCTTTTTAAAACATCATCCCTGTCTCTATCAAAATCTTTAAAATCAAGATGGCAGTGAGTATCTATTAGCATTTTTATGATTGCGATTATTTGTCCGAGCGTATTCTTGGAAAAAGAGGATTGGCCTTATTTATTTTTAAACCGGGCTCGGCAAGGGCCTTTTTGCCTTTCATATCGTCAAAACACGCCTCGGTAAGTCTTCCTTTAAACGCAAGCTGCCTCCACATCTCGGCGGCAGTAGAAGGCATAAAAGCCGATACTGCTATCGTTACGATACCCAGGCTCTCGAGGAGGTTATGCATCACGGCCTTCAACTCCTCGTCTTTCTTCTCTTTAAAAAGGGCCCATGGCTTTGACTCCTCAATATATTTATTGGCGGCGTTGACCAACTCCCATATAGAAGAAAGCGCGCCGCTGAAATTGATTTGGGCCATATTTCGTATCATGGAATCGGGTAAAGTTTTTATTATCTCTTTTATCTTGGCGTTCTTCTCTTCCGAAGCGCTGCCCGACGCTTTAGGAGGAATTATTCCGCCGTAATATTTTTCCACCATGGTGAGAGTTCTGTTAAGCAGGTTGCCAAGGTCGTTTGCCAAATCCGAATCATGGCGAGTAATTATAGAGTCTTCGTCAAAGGAGCCGTCGAGCCCGAAAGATATCTCCCGCAGGAGAAAATACCGGAATGCGTCCTTACCATAAGTAGCTATCATATAATTGGGGTCGACTATATTTCCCTTTGACTTGGACATCTTTTCGCCTTTAAATGTCCACCAGCCGTGGGCAAAGATCGTTTTGGGCATTGGAAGGCCGAGGGCCTTCAGCATAATCGGCCAATATATGGCATGATGCCTTATTATATCTTTTCCTATAATATGAAAATCGGCGGGCCAGAGAGAAAGAAATCTTTTCTCATCTTTGGGGTAACCGGCGGCGGATATATAATTTATAAGCGCGTCAAACCAAACATATGCTACAAAATCTTTATCAAATGGTATTTCTATGCCCCATTTTAGCCTATCTTTCGGCCTTGAAATACACAGGTCTATAAGCTCTTCGTTCGAAAGTAGCCCCATGATCTCGTTTCTTCTGGAGGTGGGTTTTATAAAATCGGGATTTGCATTTATATAATCCTTGAGCCAATCTTTGTATTGAGATATCTTGAAAAAATAGTTATCTTCTTCTATTTTTTCTACAGGGCGTTTGCAATCAGGGCAGACGTTTTCGCTCACCTGAAAATTCGTCCAGAATGTCTCGCATGGCGTGCAAAAATAACCTTCGTATTTCTTTTTATATATGTCGCCCTTTTTATTGAGAGCTTCAAGGATATATTTTACTGCTTCTTCGTGACTTTTATCGGTCGTCCTTATGAAAAAATCGTACTCTATATCAAGGTTTTTCCATAGGGTTTTGAAATTTTCGTGTATTTTGTCTACGAATGCTTTCTCTTCGCCCTCTTTATGCCCAGCCTCTATACTCGCCTCTTCTATCTTCTCCCCGTGTTCGTCTGTCCCCGTCAAAAAAAATACATCCTCCCCCAGAAGCCTGCGAAACCTCGCCAGGGCATCCGTAGCTATTTGGGTATAGGCGTGGCCTATGTGGGGGGATGCGTTTACATAATAAAGAGGCGTGGTTATATAGAATATTTTACCTCTCGCTTTTTCGGTCATTTCCGTTCCTTCGGGGATATGGTATTCCAGGGAATTTCTACCTGCCTGCCGTCTTCGGCTTCTATCGTTACCGTTCTTTTAATGGCATTTACATTTATTACTTTGCCTTTAACATCTTTGGTCTTTATCCTTTCGCCTTCGCGCGGCATGTCCTTCATCAATTCTTTATAACATTCGTGTTCATAACTAAGACAGCACATAAGACGCCCGCACAATCCGGATATTTTAGCGGGATTTAAAGGAAGGTTCTGGTCTTTGGCCATTTTTATAGTTACCGCGTCAAAATCCTTTAAAAATGAAGCGCAGCAAAGCGCCCTGCCGCACGGACCGAATCCGCCTAGAAAACGCGCTTCATCCCTCACGCCTATCTGCTTCAGCTCTATGCGCGCTTTCAAAATGGCCGCAAGGTCCTTTATGAGCTCCCTGAAGTCCACCCTCCCTTCGGCGGTAAAATAGAATACTACTCTTGATCTATCAAAGGAGTATTCGGCGTCAATGAGTTTCATGGGAAGATTGTGCGCTTTTATCTTTTCTTCGCAGGTCGCTATTACTTCCTTTATCTTCTTCTTATTTTTTTCTATCTGCGCGAGGTCCTGGGGGGTCGCTTCCCTTATTATCTTACGCAAGGGTTCTTCAACGACCTCCGCATCCAATATGATCTCCGGCTCCGATACGACTAAGCCGTAGTCAAGCCCCCTGTCGGCCTGCACTATAACGCAGCTGTCCACTACCGGACGCAGGCCGGATGTGGAAAAATAGCTTACCTTGCCCGCTTCTCTAAGCCTTACTTGTATTACTTCGTACATTTAAATACCTTTCGCCATCATCGCGCTAAGCGCGATTTTCGGGTTAATATTATTCTCAATCTCGTCTTTTGCTTTTAATACGCTATTGAATACATCCAAAAGTCTGTCTCTACTGTACAGCATTTCCTGCTCCTTTATATCATTTATCTTGTCATAGTTTATTACGAGTCCGGTGTCTTTGGTCGCCTTAAAAACCAGTATATCCCTGTACCAGGCGGCCAATACGGAAAGTTCATCTGATAAACTTCCGCGCGAGCTTCGGCTTAAAGTCTCAACAAACTCTTCTTCTGAAAATTTTTTCAGCACTCTGTCGCGGTTCGACAGTATAGCATCGCCCGCTTCTTTAAACCGTCCGAGCCTACCTTCGCACATCCTTGCCAAAGACGCTGCCTTTTGTCTTTCTATGCCGTATTCGGCTACAAGTATGTCGGCCAAAATACACGCTCTTAAAGGATCTATTCTTATTATCTGGCAGCGGGAAACTATAGTAGGCAGTAGATCTCCGGGCCTTTCGGCAATAAGTATTAATACAGAATATGCCGGCGGCTCCTCAAGGGTCTTTAAAAAAGAATTTGCCGCCTCAATGTTCAAAAGATGCGCGTCTTTGATTATGAATACCTTATACCGGCCTTCGTATGGCTTCAGAACTATATCCCTTACAATCCCCCTTATGCTCTGTATGGTTACCTCTCCGCCCTTCGCCTCGGGAAGCACTATTCTGACATCGGGGTGATTTCCGCTATCTATTTTTCTGCAGGATGGGCAGACATCGCATGGGATATTTTCCGAAGATGCGCAATTTAGCGCCTTGGCAAAATTAGCGGCCAAAAGAAAACGGCCGCTGCCTTTTAGTCCGGCAAATATATAGGAAGACGCCACTTTATTATTCTTTATGGCATTTTTTAGGCGGCTTATCGGTTCTTCCTGCCCCTTTATATCTTTAAATGACATCTTAACCTTTTAGATACTTAGTTACTTCTTTTTTGACAATTTGGTGCGTCTTCTCTATCGTGCTCTGTGTTTTTATTACTTTTATCCTCTTCTTGTCACCTCGCGCAAGCGTAAGATATCCGCGTCTTACCGCTTCGTGATATGCGAGCGATTTTCTTTCCATGCGGTCGGGCCCTTTGTATTTCCTCTTTCCGCTCGCCCTTTTAAGTCCAACTTTTACGCCGATATCCAATAATATAGTGATATCCGGCCTTATGCCCTGCGTCGCATAGCCATCGATGGTCTTTATCGTCTTGATATCCTGGTTGCCGGCAAAGCCCTGGTAGGCAAGTGTAGCATCGCTGAACCTGTCGCTTATTACTATAAGGTCTTTTGACAAAGATGGCAGGATAATCTTCTCTACGAGCGCGGCGCGGCTCGCTTCAAACAGCAATGTCTCGCAAACCGCATTTATGCCTTTATGCTTTGGGTTAAGCAGAATTTCCCTTATCTTTTCGCTGAGCGGTATGCCGCCGGGTTCGCGCGTCAATACGCACTTATAACCTTCGCTTACAAGATAAGTATAAAGAAGCGAGGCCTGCGTCGTCTTGCCCGAGCCCTCCGGCCCTTCAAATGTTATGAATACGCCTTTTTTCATCCCTTGATTCCGCTCAGCTTGATACCTTCGACAAAGAACCTCTGGTTAAATACGAATACTAAGATAACGGGGATCGTGACTAAAAGCGAGCCAGCCATAAGAAGGCTCCAGTCGGGCTGGGTATACTGGTAGACCTCCTGGAAATACGCAAGGCCTATGGGCAGGGTTTTTTTCTCTACCGATTCGGTAACTAAGAGCGGCCACATAAAATTATTCCATGAAGCCATAAACGTAAAAGTGGTCAAAGTCGCCAGAATCGGCTTCGAAAGAGGCAAAATTATCTTCCAGAAAATCCCGAACAAACTGCATCCGTCTATCCTGGCCGCGTCCTCAAGGTCGCGCGGTATTCCCATAAAGAATTGGCGCAGCATAAATGTGCCGTAAGCGGTAAATATGGCCGGGATTATGAGCGCTTTGTACGAATCTATCCACCTGAAATGGACCATAAGTATATATACCGGTACGAGCGTCACCGAACCCGGTATCATCATCGTCGCAAGATACGAGAAAAATATCTTGTCCCTTCCGGGAAAAGTAAGGCGCGAAAATGCGTATGCCGCGAAAGCGCTCGTGAACACCTGCCCCAGCGTAACGGCAAGGGCAACAAGTATGCTGTTAAGATAAAACCTCGCGAACGGCACTACTTTCCATACTTTCAAATAACTCGCCCACACTACCGGGTCAGGTATCCATTTTGGCGGAAACGCGTATACCGCCTGCGGCTCTTTTAGTGATGTGGAGATCATCCACAAAAACGGCAAAATCATGGTAATGCCGAAGAGTACGAGGAAGGCGTAGGTAATGCCTTTGAAGATAAGCTCGCGTCTGGTTTTACGCCGTTTGGATTCCGCTAATTCTTTTGATATTACTTCTGTTTTTTTCATTTTTCCACCAAAAAAAAGGGGACAGGCTACTTTTCCAAAAGAAGAAAGGCTTTTCCAAAAAAGTAGCCTGTCCCCTTTTTTTAATACTGAACCAGCTTCCCGCCAAATCGCCAGTTAATGATCGTTATTATGAATATAATGATAAACAGAAACCACGCCACGCTGGCGGCATATCCGACGTGGTGCCATTCGTACAAGTTATTATATATGTAATACTCCAATGTCGTAGTAGCGCCGTTCGGGCCGCCGCGCGTCATTATATACGCCTGTTCAAACCCGCCCTGAAAGCCCCATATGATACTCATTATTGTTATAAAAAATGTGGTGGGGCTTATCATCGGCCAAGTAACAGACCAGAATTTCTGCCATCCATTCGCGCCGTCTATTTCCGCCGCTTCATAGAAATCCTTGGGGATATTCTGCAGTGCCGCAAGATAGAGTATAGTATTATATCCGCCTATCGCGACCCACAGGCTCATTAACATAAGAGACGGTTTTGCCCACGCTATAGACGACAGCCACAAAGGCCCCTCCCATGCAAAGCCCAACATGCTGCCCAGCTTTGCAATCATGCTGTTTAGGAGCCCGAAATTCGGATTATATATCCATTGCCAGAGAAGGCATATAGCTACGCCGTTTGATATGGTGGGAAGAAAGTATATGGTCCTGAATGCCGTTATGCCCTTCAATTTCTGATTCATTATGATAGCGAGAATAAGCGAAGAAAATATCTGTATGGGTATGACCATCATAAGAAAGATGGTGTTCCCGGTAAATTTCCAGAACTTAGGGTCATTGGCTGCCCATGCGCCGTTATGGCAATGAAACCCTAACAATTTAATAAAATTATCAAAGCCCACAAACTTCGTCGAGAGGACCTGAGGCCATGGCACAAGCTGCGCGTCCATAAAACTGAGGAAGAGTGACGCCAAAACAGGCAGCGATGTAAAGATGAGAAATCCGAGCAGGTTGGGCAGTAGAAATGTATACGCGACCGCCGATTCTATATTCTTGGCTTTCCAGGCTTTCACTCCGCCCTCCATTTCGGGCCGTCTTTGGTATCCTCTATTATGACGCCCTCTTTTTCGAGGCCTTTTCTTATATCATCCGCCAACTTATAGTCTTTTTTCCTTCTTGCTTCTTCGCGCGCCCGGACTTTTTCGCTTATTGTTTTTTCAAGCTCGATCGGGATATCTTTTTTTACAAACGTAAGCCCCAGTACCTTTGCCGCCCCTCTTATAGTATCGGACAATTCTTTTAAAAGTGCCGATTTCACCGCCGGTTCTATGCCGCCGGAGGTAAGCGCAGAATTACCGGCTGTTACGGCTTCAAAAATTACCGCTAAAGCGCGCGCTGTATTGAAATCGTCTTCCATTGCCTTTTCAAACTCGGCGCGTATGGCTTCGACGGTTCCCGAGCCGGATGATTTTTTGGCCGACGCATTCTTGGAAACAAAGTCACCTGCCGCTTCAAGAAATATCCTGATCCTTAAAACGGCCGAGCCTGCCGCTTCTATCGCCTCATCCGTAAAATCTACCGGGCTTCTATAATGGCTTGATAAGAAAAATACCTTAAGGATATCCGGGTCTTTATACTTTTTTAGAAAATCGGCTATCGTAAGGTAATTCCCGAGCGACTTTGCCATCTTCTGGCCTCCTATGACAAGAAGGCCGTTATGCATCCAGCAGCGCGCAAATTTCTTTCCCGCGCCCTCTGACTGCGCAATCTCATTTTCATGATGCGGAAATATAAGGTCTATACCGCCGCCGTGGATATCAAACTTATCCCCGAGTATATCGGAGCTCATTACGGAACACTCGATATGCCAGCCCGGCCTGCCGTCGCCCCAGGGGCTCGGCCAGGAAGGCTCATCTTCCTTTGCCTTTTTCCACAAAGCAAAGTCGAGCGCGTCTTTTTTATTCTCGCCGGAAATCACTCTTCGGCCGGACTCCATATTTCCAATGGACTGATTTGACAGCTTTCCGTAATTTTTGGCCTTTTTAATATCGAAATATACGTCGCCGGACGCGGCATATGCGGCGCCATGTTCTATAAGATGTTCAATAAACTTGACCATTTTGGCTATGTAGGCCGTGGCTCTTGGCTCCAAGTCGGGTTCCATAATGCCGAGTGTTTCCATAGCCTTATGATACGAATCGAGATACTTGGAAGATACTTCGCTGACCGCGCTCAAAAGTTCCTTCCCGGCAAATTCCTTTTTCGCTTTATCTATTATCTTATCGTCCACATCCGTAACATTGCGGACGTATTTCACACTATAGCCTTTATATTTAAAATAATTGCGGACAACATCAAAAATAAAGGCCCCTCTCGCATGACCTATGTGCGGTTCGTCGTACACCGTGGGGCCGCATACGTACATTGTGACATGTTTCGCTTTTATCGGCCTGAATTCTTCCTTCTTTCGTGTGAGTGAATTATATATATAGATAGACATTTAATTTCACTTCTAGCTGAAAGCTTAATTATTTTTTCTCGTGCCAGTCCTTGATTTCCGACTCTATTTTATCTATCTCTTCCTGCAGACGGTCCAGCGAATTTGCGAGGGGATCGGGCAATGATGTATAATCCAGATTTATTCCGGGTATCTTTTTGCCTTCTCTTCTGGTTATGCGTCCGGGTACGCCTACGACCGTAGAATTCGGCGGGACGTCCCTTACCACAACGGCGTTTGCGCCTATGCTTACATTGTCGCCTATCGTTATATTGCCAAGGACCTTTGCCCCCGCTCCCACTACTATATTATCTCCCAAGGTCGGATGGCGCTTGCCCTTTTCCTTTCCTGTACCGCCCAGTGTCACGCCTTGAAATAGCGTAACGTTACTCCCTATTATCGTCGTCTCCCCTATAACAACGCCCATGCCGTGGTCTATAAATAGGTTCTTACCTATCGTCGCGCCCGGATGGATCTCGATGCCTGTGATTAATTTCCCGAGTTGTGAAAGAAGCCTCGGCAGGAAAGGTATTTTCGCATTGTGAAGAGTGCGGGTTATCTTATGTATAACTATGGCATGAAATCCTGAATACGTAAGCATTATCTCTATAGGGCTCGTCGCCGCAGGATCTCTCTCAAGGGCGGATTTTATCTCATTCTTGAAGAATGTGGCCGCCAATATTAAATAGAGGGCTGTCAGGATTATAATCAAAACCAGAAATTCTAATATCACGCCGAGTAGAAGCATTTCATTATCCTTTTTCTAGTAAAGCCGCAGCCTGGGCGGCTATCGCCTCACCTCTTCCGAGGGCGCCGACGCCTTCGGTGGTAGTCGCTTTGATATTTACCTTCTCTTTATCTATATTAAGCGCCTCTGCAATAGAGACTCGCATCTTCTCTCTGAAGGGGCTTATCTTCGGCTCTTCCATGACCATTATGATATCTATATTGCCGATGCGCCATTTGTCCCTTTCCAGCATGGCATTTACTTCCCTGATAAGCTCTTTGCTTGATATGCCCTTGTATTTAGGTTCGTAATCCGGAAAATGCTGGCCGATGT encodes the following:
- a CDS encoding TatD family hydrolase: MLIDTHCHLDFKDFDRDRDDVLKRAGTEGVRYIINIGSSPEGSKRSLELADKYDEVFASLGIHPHDAPLADEKMIAEFRRMAQHKKVVAIGEVGLDYYKCESPKDSQKDAFRRFIRLAVECDLPLVIHNREADLDALSILKEETGGKIKGVMHCFSGNPEFLGQCLEMGLFVSFTCNVTFKNAKLLRLVLAETPLEKLLLETDAPFLAPQAFRGQRNEPSYLKYLAEEISKVKNIPGEKIEEVTTENAIHFFGLDRI
- the metG gene encoding methionine--tRNA ligase, giving the protein MTEKARGKIFYITTPLYYVNASPHIGHAYTQIATDALARFRRLLGEDVFFLTGTDEHGEKIEEASIEAGHKEGEEKAFVDKIHENFKTLWKNLDIEYDFFIRTTDKSHEEAVKYILEALNKKGDIYKKKYEGYFCTPCETFWTNFQVSENVCPDCKRPVEKIEEDNYFFKISQYKDWLKDYINANPDFIKPTSRRNEIMGLLSNEELIDLCISRPKDRLKWGIEIPFDKDFVAYVWFDALINYISAAGYPKDEKRFLSLWPADFHIIGKDIIRHHAIYWPIMLKALGLPMPKTIFAHGWWTFKGEKMSKSKGNIVDPNYMIATYGKDAFRYFLLREISFGLDGSFDEDSIITRHDSDLANDLGNLLNRTLTMVEKYYGGIIPPKASGSASEEKNAKIKEIIKTLPDSMIRNMAQINFSGALSSIWELVNAANKYIEESKPWALFKEKKDEELKAVMHNLLESLGIVTIAVSAFMPSTAAEMWRQLAFKGRLTEACFDDMKGKKALAEPGLKINKANPLFPRIRSDK
- a CDS encoding stage 0 sporulation family protein, whose protein sequence is MYEVIQVRLREAGKVSYFSTSGLRPVVDSCVIVQADRGLDYGLVVSEPEIILDAEVVEEPLRKIIREATPQDLAQIEKNKKKIKEVIATCEEKIKAHNLPMKLIDAEYSFDRSRVVFYFTAEGRVDFRELIKDLAAILKARIELKQIGVRDEARFLGGFGPCGRALCCASFLKDFDAVTIKMAKDQNLPLNPAKISGLCGRLMCCLSYEHECYKELMKDMPREGERIKTKDVKGKVINVNAIKRTVTIEAEDGRQVEIPWNTISPKERK
- the holB gene encoding DNA polymerase III subunit delta', encoding MSFKDIKGQEEPISRLKNAIKNNKVASSYIFAGLKGSGRFLLAANFAKALNCASSENIPCDVCPSCRKIDSGNHPDVRIVLPEAKGGEVTIQSIRGIVRDIVLKPYEGRYKVFIIKDAHLLNIEAANSFLKTLEEPPAYSVLILIAERPGDLLPTIVSRCQIIRIDPLRACILADILVAEYGIERQKAASLARMCEGRLGRFKEAGDAILSNRDRVLKKFSEEEFVETLSRSSRGSLSDELSVLAAWYRDILVFKATKDTGLVINYDKINDIKEQEMLYSRDRLLDVFNSVLKAKDEIENNINPKIALSAMMAKGI
- the tmk gene encoding dTMP kinase, producing the protein MKKGVFITFEGPEGSGKTTQASLLYTYLVSEGYKCVLTREPGGIPLSEKIREILLNPKHKGINAVCETLLFEASRAALVEKIILPSLSKDLIVISDRFSDATLAYQGFAGNQDIKTIKTIDGYATQGIRPDITILLDIGVKVGLKRASGKRKYKGPDRMERKSLAYHEAVRRGYLTLARGDKKRIKVIKTQSTIEKTHQIVKKEVTKYLKG
- a CDS encoding carbohydrate ABC transporter permease, whose protein sequence is MKKTEVISKELAESKRRKTRRELIFKGITYAFLVLFGITMILPFLWMISTSLKEPQAVYAFPPKWIPDPVVWASYLKVWKVVPFARFYLNSILVALAVTLGQVFTSAFAAYAFSRLTFPGRDKIFFSYLATMMIPGSVTLVPVYILMVHFRWIDSYKALIIPAIFTAYGTFMLRQFFMGIPRDLEDAARIDGCSLFGIFWKIILPLSKPILATLTTFTFMASWNNFMWPLLVTESVEKKTLPIGLAYFQEVYQYTQPDWSLLMAGSLLVTIPVILVFVFNQRFFVEGIKLSGIKG
- a CDS encoding sugar ABC transporter permease, which encodes MKAWKAKNIESAVAYTFLLPNLLGFLIFTSLPVLASLFLSFMDAQLVPWPQVLSTKFVGFDNFIKLLGFHCHNGAWAANDPKFWKFTGNTIFLMMVIPIQIFSSLILAIIMNQKLKGITAFRTIYFLPTISNGVAICLLWQWIYNPNFGLLNSMIAKLGSMLGFAWEGPLWLSSIAWAKPSLMLMSLWVAIGGYNTILYLAALQNIPKDFYEAAEIDGANGWQKFWSVTWPMISPTTFFITIMSIIWGFQGGFEQAYIMTRGGPNGATTTLEYYIYNNLYEWHHVGYAASVAWFLFIIIFIITIINWRFGGKLVQY
- the cysS gene encoding cysteine--tRNA ligase; amino-acid sequence: MYIYNSLTRKKEEFRPIKAKHVTMYVCGPTVYDEPHIGHARGAFIFDVVRNYFKYKGYSVKYVRNVTDVDDKIIDKAKKEFAGKELLSAVSEVSSKYLDSYHKAMETLGIMEPDLEPRATAYIAKMVKFIEHLIEHGAAYAASGDVYFDIKKAKNYGKLSNQSIGNMESGRRVISGENKKDALDFALWKKAKEDEPSWPSPWGDGRPGWHIECSVMSSDILGDKFDIHGGGIDLIFPHHENEIAQSEGAGKKFARCWMHNGLLVIGGQKMAKSLGNYLTIADFLKKYKDPDILKVFFLSSHYRSPVDFTDEAIEAAGSAVLRIRIFLEAAGDFVSKNASAKKSSGSGTVEAIRAEFEKAMEDDFNTARALAVIFEAVTAGNSALTSGGIEPAVKSALLKELSDTIRGAAKVLGLTFVKKDIPIELEKTISEKVRAREEARRKKDYKLADDIRKGLEKEGVIIEDTKDGPKWRAE
- the cysE gene encoding serine O-acetyltransferase; the protein is MLLLGVILEFLVLIIILTALYLILAATFFKNEIKSALERDPAATSPIEIMLTYSGFHAIVIHKITRTLHNAKIPFLPRLLSQLGKLITGIEIHPGATIGKNLFIDHGMGVVIGETTIIGSNVTLFQGVTLGGTGKEKGKRHPTLGDNIVVGAGAKVLGNITIGDNVSIGANAVVVRDVPPNSTVVGVPGRITRREGKKIPGINLDYTSLPDPLANSLDRLQEEIDKIESEIKDWHEKK
- the ispF gene encoding 2-C-methyl-D-erythritol 2,4-cyclodiphosphate synthase, translated to MIRIGIGYDFHRLVKERKLFLGGVEIPYAKGLEGHSDADVVLHAICDALLGAAGFGDIGQHFPDYEPKYKGISSKELIREVNAMLERDKWRIGNIDIIMVMEEPKISPFREKMRVSIAEALNIDKEKVNIKATTTEGVGALGRGEAIAAQAAALLEKG